In Citrus sinensis cultivar Valencia sweet orange chromosome 2, DVS_A1.0, whole genome shotgun sequence, a single genomic region encodes these proteins:
- the LOC102629732 gene encoding cytochrome P450 94B3: protein MNLLIMSLQQWFLVFLWMILYILYVILSEFKRVSKLSGPPTFPVIGCLISFYRNRHRLLDWYTELLAKSATNTIVVSRFGARRTIVTANPENVEYILKTNFNNFPKGKPFTEILGDFLGYGIFNVDGELWRSQRKMASHEFSTNSLREFVMNTLKDEVDNRLLPLMDSLAKSSEEVDLQELLTRLAFNMICKVSMGIDRCCLDPSSPAPPLAKAFDMASEISARRGAAPLFIVWKIKKWLGIGSERQLKDAVELVREYVEEIIHNKKMTVRQGENDSQDLLSRLIASGQEEEVIRDMAISLIMAGRDTTSAAMVWLFWLISCHQDIEQKLVKETGLVSEDIDYESLKELRLLKACICESMRLYPPVAWDSKHAAADDLLPDGTAVQAGDRVTYFPYGMGRMEALWGNDWFEFKPQRWLSQGEPDKVCPYKFPVFQAGPRVCLGKEMAFIQMKYVVASVLRRYQIRPVRSGQPVFVPRLTAHMAGGLKVFVRRREQLR, encoded by the coding sequence ATGAACTTATTGATCATGTCTCTGCAGCAGTGGTTTCTTGTTTTCCTATGGATGATTCTTTACATTTTGTACGTAATTTTAAGTGAATTCAAGAGAGTTTCTAAGTTGTCAGGCCCGCCTACTTTTCCTGTAATCGGATGCTTGATATCTTTCTACAGAAACCGGCACCGTTTGCTGGATTGGTACACTGAACTCCTTGCAAAATCGGCCACCAACACGATTGTTGTCAGCAGGTTTGGTGCAAGAAGAACCATAGTGACGGCAAACCCAGAAAACGTTGAGTACATACTCAAGACCAACTTTAACAACTTCCCCAAGGGCAAGCCTTTCACCGAAATTCTGGGTGACTTTCTTGGCTACGGGATATTCAATGTGGACGGAGAGCTTTGGCGCTCTCAGCGAAAGATGGCCAGCCACGAGTTCAGCACCAACTCGTTGAGAGAGTTTGTGATGAATACACTCAAGGATGAAGTTGACAACCGGCTGTTGCCCTTGATGGACTCATTAGCAAAGTCATCCGAAGAAGTTGACTTGCAGGAGTTGCTAACAAGGCTTGCTTTCAATATGATTTGCAAAGTTTCGATGGGGATAGATCGCTGTTGCTTGGATCCTTCTTCGCCCGCGCCACCTCTTGCCAAAGCTTTTGATATGGCATCAGAGATATCCGCCAGGCGGGGAGCTGCGCCTTTGTTTATAGTTTGGAAGATTAAGAAGTGGCTTGGAATTGGGTCAGAAAGGCAACTCAAAGATGCCGTCGAACTAGTCCGCGAATACGTTGAGGAGATTATCCATAACAAGAAGATGACAGTACGCCAGGGAGAAAATGACAGCCAGGATCTATTGTCTCGGTTGATAGCGTCTGGCCAGGAGGAGGAGGTAATAAGAGACATGGCGATAAGTCTCATCATGGCAGGAAGAGACACAACTTCGGCAGCAATGGTGTGGCTATTCTGGTTGATTTCATGTCACCAGGATATTGAACAAAAACTGGTTAAGGAGACAGGGCTCGTGAGTGAAGATATAGACTATGAATCATTGAAGGAGTTGAGATTGTTGAAGGCTTGCATTTGCGAGTCAATGCGACTATACCCTCCCGTGGCCTGGGACTCAAAGCATGCAGCCGCCGACGATTTGTTGCCGGATGGGACAGCGGTTCAGGCCGGAGACAGGGTGACATATTTCCCATATGGAATGGGGAGAATGGAGGCATTATGGGGCAATGATTGGTTTGAATTCAAGCCACAAAGATGGCTTTCCCAAGGAGAACCTGACAAGGTTTGCCCCTACAAGTTCCCAGTTTTTCAGGCAGGTCCGCGTGTTTGCCTCGGAAAGGAGATGGCTTTCATTCAGATGAAATATGTGGTGGCTTCAGTACTCAGGCGGTACCAAATCAGGCCGGTCAGGTCCGGTCAACCGGTGTTCGTGCCACGCCTTACAGCCCACATGGCCGGCGGATTAAAAGTATTTGTTCGAAGGAGAGAGCAATTAAGATAA
- the LOC102628964 gene encoding F-box/kelch-repeat protein At3g27150, whose product MSREKETEGQEEREDLRITDDDLYEQWVLVGNCGDNLIVSSNRLPLRKKRFAEASQRANPNWADGFSSTEGRRGGSASPGVEPQDADYSFVPSLSDELEVLIVARVPRAEYWKFYLLNKRFLSLLKSGELFKIRREIGFREPSVFMLASGDSSWWAFDRHFQTRRKLPELPSDPCFKLGDKESLCAGTHLIVSGNEIEGGVIWRYELETNNWFKGPSMRRPRCLFASATCGTFAFVAGGHGMDGSGVLNSAERYNPETKSWDSLPGMRQRRKLCSGCYMDNKFYVIGGRNEKDKPLTCGEAYDEYAGTWYHIPDILKDFPAETGKSPPLIAVVNNELYSLETSSNELRVYLKDSNSWKNLGLVPVRADFNRGWGIAFKSLGNELLVIGASSTSSHESMAIYTCCPSSDAGELQWRLLECGKRPLSHFIHNCSVMVA is encoded by the coding sequence ATGTCAAGGGAGAAAGAAACTGAGGGACAAGAAGAAAGAGAGGACCTGCGCATAACTGATGATGATCTCTATGAGCAATGGGTGTTAGTTGGGAATTGTGGTGATAACCTTATTGTGAGTTCCAATCGTTTGCCACTGAGAAAGAAGAGGTTTGCTGAGGCTAGTCAGAGAGCAAACCCGAACTGGGCTGATGGATTTTCTTCCACTGAAGGCAGGCGTGGTGGTTCAGCTTCTCCAGGTGTAGAACCTCAGGATGCAGATTATTCCTTTGTTCCCTCTCTCAGTGATGAGTTAGAGGTTCTGATTGTGGCCCGGGTTCCTAGAGCAGAATACTGGaagttttatttgttaaacaagcgatttttatctcttttgaAGAGTGGCGAGCTCTTCAAGATTAGAAGGGAAATTGGGTTTAGGGAACCATCTGTGTTTATGTTGGCAAGTGGGGATAGTAGTTGGTGGGCATTTGATAGGCATTTTCAGACTCGTAGGAAGCTTCCAGAGTTACCCTCAGACCCTTGTTTTAAATTAGGAGATAAGGAGTCTCTTTGTGCGGGTACTCATCTAATTGTCTCTGGTAATGAGATAGAGGGTGGTGTAATTTGGAGGTATGAATTAGAAACAAACAACTGGTTTAAAGGCCCTTCCATGAGAAGGCCTAGGTGTTTGTTCGCGTCTGCCACCTGTGGCACCTTTGCATTTGTAGCTGGTGGGCATGGGATGGATGGCAGCGGTGTCTTGAATTCTGCTGAGAGGTACAATCCGGAGACTAAATCATGGGATTCCCTTCCAGGGATGCGGCAAAGGAGGAAGCTTTGCTCTGGCTGTTACATGGACAATAAGTTTTATGTGATTGGGGGACGAAATGAGAAGGATAAACCTCTCACTTGTGGAGAGGCCTATGACGAGTATGCAGGAACTTGGTACCATATCCCAGACATATTGAAAGATTTCCCAGCTGAGACTGGAAAGTCGCCTCCTCTTATTGCTGTAGTGAACAATGAGCTCTACTCGCTGGAAACTTCTTCCAACGAGTTAAGGGTGTACTTAAAGGACAGCAACTCATGGAAGAATTTAGGATTGGTTCCAGTAAGAGCTGATTTTAATAGAGGATGGGGCATAGCATTCAAATCACTAGGCAACGAACTGCTAGTGATAGGTGCATCCTCTACATCTTCTCATGAAAGTATGGCCATATACACTTGCTGTCCCAGTTCTGATGCAggggaattgcaatggagactTCTTGAGTGTGGGAAGAGACCACTTAGTCACTTTATTCATAACTGTTCTGTTATGGTAGCTTGA
- the LOC102630504 gene encoding ATPase family AAA domain-containing protein FIGL1 — protein sequence MAGKENKKPAFSSPLLKPREREMEEEEQCGEVPKTTSCWRKQVDDNLKRLHSLKFGADYFLDKRDFSSVRLLSLRLLGFLDSHTQSETDEILTRPIRREAVAKLDEARRALVPDSDRRAFEQAGRAPGCAFSLKGGIDVEKIKQSKYFRANLQQYNERAASELGGRLDRQGKLFSNQSKVMTQEKLASLYGNNIMKTNTGSFRSMLNSKSNGSEDCVIVEKSSLFSNLPKGHNVSKFVKVEEEERGYTNSSGMKRAHVDISSPTNWISKSPSATENVNNDVSANGFVTAKAKLERDVRQRRGLVGSSGASVSPQSDNNPNIRGYGAKSYGISRRGVRGSFVPPIRNNGSNVGNMTSRCAGKNDDALEYSTKACLEMLCGPDGELPEKLRNLEPRLIEHVSNEIMDRDPHVRWDDIAGLEHAKKCVMEMVIWPLLRPDIFKGCRSPGKGLLLFGPPGTGKTMIGKAIAGEAKATFFSISASSLTSKWIGEGEKLVRALFGVASCRQPAVIFVDEIDSLLSQRKSDGEHESSRRLKTQFLIEMEGFDSGSEQILLVGATNRPQELDEAARRRLTKRLYIPLPSSEARAWIIRNLLEKDGLFKLSDEDISTICKLTEGYSGSDMKNLVKEASMGPLREALRLGIEITRLQKEDMQPVTLQDFENALPQVRASVSLNELGIYEEWNKQFGSLSL from the exons ATGGCgggaaaggaaaataaaaaaccagCGTTCTCTTCTCCTCTGTTGAAACCGCGAGAAAGAGaaatggaagaagaagaacagtGTGGAGAGGTTCCGAAAACGACGTCGTGTTGGAGAAAGCAAGTCGACGACAACCTCAAGCGGCTTCACTCGCTGAAATTCGGCGCCGATTACTTCCTTGATAAGCGCGACTTCTCCTCGGTTCGGCTCCTCAGCCTCCGTCTCCTCGGCTTCCTCGACTCCCACACTCAGTCCGAAACGGACGAGATCCTTACTCGCCCTATCCGCCGCGAAGCCGTCGCCAAACTCGACGAGGCTCGGCGCGCTCTTGTTCCGGACTCCGATCG GCGAGCATTTGAACAGGCAGGCAGAGCTCCTGGCTGTGCTTTTAGCTTGAAAGGAGGAATAGACGTTGAGAAGATTAAgcaatcaaaatattttcgaGCAAATCTACAGCAATATAACGAACGGGCTGCAAGTGAATTG GGAGGCAGATTAGACAGGCAGGGCAAGTTGTTTAGCAATCAATCAAAAGTTATGACACAAGAAAAGTTGGCATCCTTGTACGGGAACAACATCATGAAGACAAATACAGGCTCATTCAGGAGTATGTTGAACTCCAAAAGCAACGGCTCTGAAGATTGCGTGATTGTAGAAAAGTCTTCCTTGTTTTCCAACCTTCCGAAGGGTCATAATGTCTCCAAATTTGTTAAAGTTGAAGAGGAAGAAAGAGGTTATACAAATAGTTCGGGAATGAAACGTGCACATGTTGACATTAGTAGCCCTACAAACTGGATTTCCAAGTCACCATCAGCCACTGAAAACGTCAACAACGATGTTTCTGCCAATGGATTTGTTACTGCAAAAGCAAAATTG GAAAGGGATGTTAGGCAACGACGAGGGCTTGTGGGATCGTCGGGTGCTTCGGTTTCCCCTCAGAGTGATAACAATCCTAACATAAGGGGTTATGGTGCAAAATCGTATGGCATTTCACGTCGTGGAGTTCGTGGTAGTTTTGTTCCTCCTATTAGAAATAATGGGAGCAATGTTGGAAACATGACTTCTAGGTGTGCAGGAAAGAATGATGATGCTCTAGAGTACTCGACTAAGGCATG TCTGGAGATGCTATGTGGTCCAGATGGAGAGCTTCCTGAAAAATTGAGGAATTTGGAACCTCGTTTGATTGAGCATGTTAGTAATGAGATTATGGATCGTGATCCCCATGTCCGATGGGATGACATTG CTGGTTTGGAGCATGCTAAAAAATGTGTAATGGAGATGGTTATATGGCCTTTACTGCGTCCTGACATATTTAAAGGCTGTCGTTCCCCAGGAAAAGGTCTTCTCCTCTTTGGTCCCCCA GGAACAGGAAAAACAATGATTGGGAAAGCCATAGCTGGAGAAGCAAAAGCAACTTTCTTCTCTATATCTGCAAGTTCGCTGACAAGCAAGTGG ATTGGCGAGGGCGAAAAGCTAGTGAGGGCCCTTTTCGGAGTTGCTAGTTGCCGTCAACCAGctgtaatttttgttgatgAAATAGATTCGCTTCTTTCTCAG CGCAAGTCAGATGGTGAACATGAGTCAAGTAGAAGACTGAAAACACAGTTCCTGATTGAAATGGAAGGCTTTGACAGTGGCAGTGAGCAAATTCTCCTTgtag GAGCAACAAATAGACCTCAAGAACTTGATGAAGCGGCACGTAGGAGGCTGACCAAGAGGCTTTATATTCCCCTTCCTTCGTCAG AAGCGAGAGCCTGGATCATACGTAATCTTTTAGAGAAGGATGGATTATTCAAGCTTTCTGATGAAGATATTAGTACCATATGCAAATTAACTGAAG GGTATTCAGGATCGGATATGAAAAACTTAGTGAAGGAAGCATCAATGGGTCCACTGAGAGAGGCCCTGAGACTGGGAATAGAAATTACAAGGCTGCAAAAGGAGGATATGCAACCGGTAACTCTTCAG GACTTTGAGAATGCATTGCCACAGGTGCGGGCTTCTGTTTCTCTGAATGAACTTGGTATATATGAAGAATGGAATAAGCAATTTGGAAGCTTATCTCTTTAG
- the LOC102630009 gene encoding SWI/SNF complex component SNF12 homolog, whose amino-acid sequence MSANNNNPAKSLGQTSSPFANAGMGSPSMPMNPGFPQSQAQAQMGAGFPSQFQLSQAQALAQAHQSKMHAQVAQAQAAHAQLQAHLQAQGLSINQFQNAGIGNLGSSSPSNLTPGNASLKRMPQKPPVRPPVVPMSNMVSPLKAMELTSAARRKKQKLPEKQLQERVAAILPESALYTQLLEFEARVDAALTRKKVDIQEALKNPPCLQKTLRIYVFNTFANQIKTIPKKPNAEPPMWTLKIIGRILEDGVDPDQPGMVQKSNPLYPKFSSFFKRVTISLDQRLYPDNHIIVWENSRSPAPHEGFEVKRKGDKEFTVNIRLEMNYVPEKFKLSPPLMEVLGIEVDTRPRIIAAIWHYVKARKLQHPNDPSIFTCDPPLQKVFGEEKMKFTMVSQKISQHLSPPQPIHLEHKIKLSGNSPVGTACYDVLVDVPFPIQRELSTLLANADKNKEIDQCDEAICSAIRKIHEHRRRRAFFLGFSQSPVEFINTLIESQSKDLKLVAGEGSRSAEKERRSDFFNQPWVEDAVIRYLNRKPAAGSDAPGST is encoded by the exons ATGTCTGCGAACAACAATAACCCTGCCAAGAGTCTTGGGCAAACTTCGTCACCCTTTGCTAATGCTGGAATGGGTAGTCCATCTATGCCCATGAACCCTGGTTTTCCGCAATCACAAGCTCAGGCGCAAATGGGTGCTGGGTTTCCGAGCCAGTTTCAGTTATCTCAAGCTCAGGCTCTAGCCCAGGCACATCAGTCAAAAATGCATGCTCAGGTGGCGCAAGCCCAAGCAGCTCATGCCCAGCTCCAAGCTCATTTACAAGCTCAAGGGCTTTCCATTAACCAATTCCAGAATGCTGGTATTGGAAACTTAGGTTCATCTTCACCTTCTAATTTGACTCCTGGTAATGCAAGTCTGAAAAGGATGCCTCAGAAGCCCCCTGTTCGTCCACCTGTGGTTCCAATGTCAAACATGGTTTCGCCATTAAAAGCAATGGAACTTACGTCTGCTGCACGAAGGAAGAAGCAAAAACTTCCAGAGAAACAGTTACAAGAAAGAGTGGCTGCAATTTTGCCCGAATCTGCCTTGTATACCCAGCTCCTTGAGTTTGAGGCTCGTGTTGATGCTGCCTTGACTAGAAAGAAAGTTGATATCCAGGAGGCACTTAAGAATCCCCCTTGTTTGCAGAAAACCCTTCGGATTTATGTTTTCAATACATTTGCTAATCAGATTAAAACTATTCCGAAGAAGCCGAATGCCGAGCCACCTATGTGGACGCTTAAGATAATTGGGAGGATCTTGGAAGATGGTGTAGATCCAGACCAGCCTGGAATGGTACAGAAGTCTAATCCCTTGTACCCGAAGTTCTCATCTTTCTTCAAGAGAGTTACCATTTCCCTAGACCAGAGACTCTACCCTGATAATCATATCATTGTATGGGAGAATTCCCGATCCCCAGCACCTCATGAGGGTTTTGAAGTAAAGAGAAAAGGAGATAAAGAGTTTACCGTAAACATTCGGTTGGAAATGAATTATGTGCCTGAGAAATTTAAGCTGTCTCCTCCCTTGATGGAGGTTCttggtattgaggttgatACACGGCCGAGAATTATAGCGGCAATTTGGCATTATGTGAAGGCTAGAAAATTGCAGCACCCAAATGATCCTTCCATCTTTACTTGTGATCCACCTCTTCAAAAAGTATTTGGGGAAGAAAAGATGAAATTCACTATGGTTTCACAGAAGATATCACAACATTTATCTCCTCCACAACCCATACATTTGGAGCACAAGATCAAGCTTTCAGGTAATAGTCCAGTTGGAACAGCATGCTATGATGTGTTGGTTGATGTGCCATTCCCAATACAGAGGGAATTGTCTACTCTATTGGCCAATGCTGATAAGAACAAAGAGATTGATCAGTGTGATGAAGCAATATGCTCTGCTATAAGGAAGATCCATGAACACCGAAGAAGGAGAGCGTTCTTTCTAGGGTTCAGTCAATCTCCTGTGGAATTTATTAACACATTGATTGAGTCTCAAAGCAAGGATTTGAAGCTTGTGGCTGGAGAAGGTAGTCGAAGTGCTGAGAAAGAGCGCCGATCAGATTTCTTCAACCAACCATG GGTTGAAGATGCTGTGATTCGTTATTTGAACCGTAAGCCAGCTGCCGGAAGTGATGCTCCTGGAAGCACATAG